The genomic DNA CGATCTGGTCGTTGGTCGACAGCGTCTCCGACCACATCGGCGCCTCGACGCCGAGGACCGCACTCTCGGGCACGCCGCCGCGCATGTACGTGCCGGGGTCCCAGTCGTAGGACTGCCGCACCTCGACGTACCCGGCCCAGCTCAGCCCGAGCGGCGTCTGCGCGTGGTACTTCATGTCCAGATACGTCCTGTTGGCCGGTGACAGCACCAGCGGTGTGCCCGCCTTGGCCGCGTCGATGACCTCCTGCTCGCCGCCGGTCGTGCCCCAGTACTGTGCGACGGCGCCCTCGGCCGGATTCGCGGTGATCTGGTGCCAGCCGACGACGGTCTTGCCGTACTTCGCGACGATCTTCTGGGCCCGCTCCATGAAGGCGACGTACTCGTCGTGCGGCGTGGAGTGGGCCTCGTCGCCGCCGATGTGGAGGTACCTGCCGGGCGTCAGCTCGGCCAGTTCCCGTACGACGTCGTCCACGAAGTCGTACGTGACCTCCTTCGGCACGCACAGCGAGCTGAAGCCGACGCTCGTGCCGGTGTAGAGCGGCGGGGCGACGCCGTCGCAGTTCAGCTCGGCGTACGAGGCGAGGGCCGAGTTGGTGTGGCCCGGCATGTCGACCTCGGGCACGACGGTCATGTGCCGGCTCGCGGCGTACGCGACCAGCTCGCGGTACTGGTCCTTGGTGTAGTAGCCGCCGGGGCCGCCGCCGACCTGCGTGCTGCCGCCGTACTCGGCCAGGTTCGGCCACGAGTCGATCGCCAGCCGCCAGCCCTGGTCGTCGGTGAGGTGCAGGTGCAGGGTGTTGTACTTGTAGAGCGCGAGCTGGTCGATGTAGCGCTTGACCTGCTCGACGGTGAAGAAGTGCCGCGCCACGTCGAGCATCGCGCTGCGGTACGCGAACCGGGGCTCGTCGGTGATCCGCCCGCCGGCCACCAGCCACGGCCCGTCCTGCGCGGTGTCCGCCTCCACCGTCGGCGGCAGCAACTGGCGCAGGGTCTGGACGCCGTGGAAGAGCCCGGCGGGGGCGGCGGCGGAGATCAGCACGCCGTCGGCGCCGGAGGTCAGCTCGTAGCCCTCGGTGCCGACGGCCTTCTTCAGCCTGGCGCTCAGCCGCAGCTCCACCTCGCCGGACTCGCTGCCGACGGGCAGGTCGAAGCCGGTCGAGGGGCGCAGCACGCCGGCCAGGTACTCGCCGGCGTCCCGGGCGGACGCGGCGGCGGCCGAGCTGCCGGGCGGCACCCGGATGGCGGTGTCGGCGGTGATCTCGTACGGGCTGCCGCCGGGCGCGACGGCGGCGGGGGCGGGGATGACGGAGTCCAGCGCGGCCGGCGCGGCGGCCTGCCGCGCGCCGCCCGCCGCGGTGCCGGGCGCCGCCGCGCCGCCGGCGCCGACGCCCGCGGCGACGGTGAGCAGCAGCGCGACCCCCAGGCGCGCGAGGGAGCGCGGGGGGCGGTGCGGGGGAGTCCTCAGGCGGTGACCTCTCACAGTGGTCCCTTCGGGGCTGCGGATCGTGCGCGTGTCATGGACATTCCCAGAGAACCGCCGGTGTCCGCACCGGTCAAGGGTGTAGACCACTCTGGCGAGGGAAAGGAGTGATTCCTGCCCGATTCCGGGCAGATTTCTTGCGGAAGTGAAGATCATCAAGCAGTATCAACGGGTGCACGACGACCTCATCGACCACCTGATACGCAGCGCGCCGCTCAGCCGCGGCGAAGCCGCGCGGGTCGTGCAGGACGTCCTGGCCTACTTCGACGAGACGACGCCCGCCTTCGTCCGCCGGCGCCACCGCGAGCTGCAGGCGGGCGGCCTGGTGAACGACGAGATCTTCGACCGGATCGCCCGCGAGCTGGCGCACCGCGCGGTCACCCCGCCCGAGCTGACCCGGCGCCAACTGCGCCGCCTCGTCTACGGCTAGCCCTCCACCCCCACCCTCTCCCGACAGGAAGCGAACGAT from Streptomyces sp. CMB-StM0423 includes the following:
- a CDS encoding beta-N-acetylhexosaminidase yields the protein MRGHRLRTPPHRPPRSLARLGVALLLTVAAGVGAGGAAAPGTAAGGARQAAAPAALDSVIPAPAAVAPGGSPYEITADTAIRVPPGSSAAAASARDAGEYLAGVLRPSTGFDLPVGSESGEVELRLSARLKKAVGTEGYELTSGADGVLISAAAPAGLFHGVQTLRQLLPPTVEADTAQDGPWLVAGGRITDEPRFAYRSAMLDVARHFFTVEQVKRYIDQLALYKYNTLHLHLTDDQGWRLAIDSWPNLAEYGGSTQVGGGPGGYYTKDQYRELVAYAASRHMTVVPEVDMPGHTNSALASYAELNCDGVAPPLYTGTSVGFSSLCVPKEVTYDFVDDVVRELAELTPGRYLHIGGDEAHSTPHDEYVAFMERAQKIVAKYGKTVVGWHQITANPAEGAVAQYWGTTGGEQEVIDAAKAGTPLVLSPANRTYLDMKYHAQTPLGLSWAGYVEVRQSYDWDPGTYMRGGVPESAVLGVEAPMWSETLSTNDQIEFMAFPRAAGAAELGWSPAAKLGWDGYRDRLVAQGPRWEAMGIDFYRSAQVPWE